The following proteins come from a genomic window of Triticum aestivum cultivar Chinese Spring chromosome 6A, IWGSC CS RefSeq v2.1, whole genome shotgun sequence:
- the LOC123131241 gene encoding F-box/LRR-repeat protein At3g58940-like → MLKKAAASGKDRFGDLTNDLLRHVLSYLPKDDALQTCVLGARWRGLWRRATSLRFILDERSRFPRCERFERLVKLVIRLRGDSPIVRCEISVHPDDETETEGTYTNTMRLIEYALRCQVKDLLVGAVQTEVYPLTFDAPLISQHLRTIDFFFLPFAICADYLQL, encoded by the coding sequence ATGCTGAAGAAGGCTGCGGCGAGCGGCAAGGACCGCTTCGGCGACCTCACCAACGACCTCCTCCGGCATGTGCTGTCCTACCTGCCCAAGGATGATGCTCTGCAGACCTGCGTGCTTGGCGCCCGCTGGCGCGGCCTGTGGAGGCGCGCAACCAGCCTGCGCTTCATCTTGGACGAGAGGTCAAGGTTCCCGCGCTGCGAGCGTTTTGAAAGGCTGGTGAAGCTGGTCATCCGGCTCCGGGGAGACTCTCCTATTGTCAGGTGCGAGATCAGTGTCCATCCTGATGACGAGACGGAGACGGAGGGCACATACACAAACACCATGCGGTTGATCGAGTACGCTCTAAGATGCCAAGTCAAGGACCTGCTAGTCGGAGCTGTTCAAACTGAGGTCTACCCGCTGACATTCGACGCGCCTCTCATCTCCCAGCACTTGAGGACCATAGacttcttttttcttccttttgcaATTTGTGCAGATTATCTACAGTTGTGA
- the LOC123131242 gene encoding probable cinnamyl alcohol dehydrogenase 5, which translates to MAPTAAEQHTRKAVGLAARDASGHLSPLAITRRILYCGICHSDLHGIKNDWKNAKYPMVPGHEIAGEVNEVGKNVTKFKTGDRVGVGCMVNSCQSCESCNKGFENLCPGIIPTYNLVDLDGTITYGGYSSMVVVHERFVVRFPDTIPLDKGAPLLCAGITVYSPMKYHGLNVPGMHLGVLGLGGLGHVAVKFDKAFGMKVTVISSSPGKKQEALERLGADAFIVSKNDKEMKAAMSTMDGIINTVSANIPMAPFLGLLKPNGKMIMVGLPEKPMEISPFALVATNKTLAGSLIGGMRDTQEMLDLAAKHGVTADIEVIGAEYVNTAMERLAKADVRYRFVVDIGNTLDKAAAAAAE; encoded by the exons ATGGCACCCACGGCGGCGGAGCAGCACACGAGGAAGGCGGTGGGCCTGGCGGCGCGCGACGCCTCCGGCCACCTCTCCCCGCTCGCCATCACCCGGAG GATTCTGTACTGCGGTATCTGCCACTCTGATCTGCACGGCATCAAGAACGATTGGAAGAACGCTAAATACCCCATGGTCCCTGGGCATGAGATCGCCGGCGAGGTCAATGAGGTCGGCAAGAATGTGACCAAGTTCAAGACCGGCGACCGTGTGGGCGTCGGGTGCATGGTGAATTCGTGCCAATCCTGCGAGAGCTGCAACAAGGGCTTCGAGAACCTCTGCCCGGGCATAATCCCCACCTACAACTTGGTCGACCTTGATGGCACCATCACCTACGGTGGCTACTCCAGCATGGTAGTGGTGCACGAGCGGTTCGTGGTCAGGTTCCCCGACACCATTCCGCTCGACAAGGGAGCGCCGCTGCTGTGCGCTGGCATCACCGTGTACAGCCCCATGAAGTACCACGGTCTAAACGTTCCCGGGATGCACCTCGGTGTGTTGGGACTGGGCGGGCTGGGCCATGTTGCGGTCAAGTTCGACAAGGCCTTCGGGATGAAGGTAACGGTGATTAGCTCTTCGCCGGGGAAGAAGCAGGAGGCCCTCGAGAGGCTAGGCGCCGATGCGTTCATTGTCAGCAAGAACGACAAGGAGATGAAG GCCGCGATGAGTACCATGGATGGCATCATAAACACGGTGTCTGCAAACATCCCCATGGCCCCTTTCTTGGGGCTACTGAAACCCAACGGCAAGATGATCATGGTTGGTCTCCCAGAGAAGCCTATGGAGATCTCTCCCTTTGCTCTGGTTGCCA CGAACAAGACCCTGGCCGGGAGCCTCATTGGCGGCATGAGGGACACCCAGGAGATGCTTGACCTCGCGGCCAAGCACGGCGTGACGGCAGACATCGAAGTGATCGGTGCCGAGTACGTGAACACGGCCATGGAGCGCCTTGCCAAGGCCGATGTCAGGTATCGATTCGTCGTCGACATTGGCAACACCCTCGacaaggccgccgccgccgccgcggagtgA